A stretch of DNA from Serinus canaria isolate serCan28SL12 chromosome 14, serCan2020, whole genome shotgun sequence:
ctgtgccaggcactcaGCCCCCTCTCAGGGAAGATTTCTTCTGTATATCTCACTTTAATTTCCCCTCTtgcagtttgaagccattcccccttgttctgtcattccatgcccttgtccccagtccctctccagctcttttggagcccctttaggtcctggaaggggctctgaggtctccctggagccgTCTCTTCCCTGTCCTGCGCATGGTGCCTTCCCTACCAGGTGTCCCAGCTGATGCCCCACATGATGCCCTGCTCTGGCCCATGTCCTGCCCCACACAGTGACATGCCCATGCCATGGATTCTGGTAGCCCCAGGACCAGGGAGCCTGTGGAACCACAAAGGCACCTTTCTGGCTCCAGTGGTCTTAGCTGCACTGCAGGGACTATTTAAAAGAGCAGTATTCTAACACAGCCACAGGTTTTCAATCACTTCTCACCTGCCCCTAGGGCTCCAGAGATACTTGCTCTGAGATTTAGGTGTGCTGAGTcccatcctgccctggcagtTCTGCCTGGGGGCACTCTGGGCTGGAGCACACAGCTCCCACTCCCCAGGCAGGAACAGCTGTATGCCTTGCAGgttcctcttctctcctccctgtGTCACAGTGAGTGGCCAagctgcaggggacagcaggacagacaggcTGTCCCCATGTCAAGGCACAATCTAGTGGGAAGTCATTGCCACAGCCCCAAGTTAAAGTTTAGACTCTGAGTGGAAGATGCTGTATGTAAGATCAGAAATATCTGCCTTGCTCACACCTTGCAGCACAAGAATGTGTTGTGGTGGCTTTGTGCCCTCCTGTCTACTCCACAGGCAGCATGGGGCTGGCCCACAGCAATTTTAGCATTTGATCCCTTGTGAGacctggcagccccaggccagTCCCACCTCACATGTTGTGATCTTGACTTTGAGCAAAGAGTCACCacagagcaaaggcagcagcattttGCCAGCATGATGAAGCTGAAACTGGGACATTTCTTTCACTTCAGTTTGCCGGAACTCCATGGGTACCACTATGGGCTGGCTGGGTGTGGCTGGTGCTGGGGTGTGGCTGGTCCCCAGAGAAACATTTCCAAGCCTTGGTCTTCTCCACACACTTCTTAGCTTCCCATCTTTCCATGTCCCCATGCCTGTGGGGACCTGGTACCAGCAGTCAAACCCATATTCCTCAGGTCACAGACATGCTGCAGATGATCACCACCCTCTGCTCCCTGAAAACCACTGCTGAGGGCTCCCAGCTGCAAAAAGTTTCCAGGAGGTgcatgcagcagagctgggccagtTACTGGAGAGCTCTTTGCAGAGAGGTTGGGCTCCCCAGAGACCTGCATGGATGGCACAGGTGCATGGGGTGACTGGGATGGCAATCTTACACAAATCCTTATGGAAAATGCACTGAAGCCTCCTaaaggctgctctggctgcagtgaCCTGCTTGGGTCCATGTCACCCTCACAGCCACTGGAGCAGCCACCCACCCCTGCTATCCCAGTGTCCTGGCCACCTCCACTGCTCTTgtccctcctgcagtgctggatttTACCCTCTAAAATTTTGATATCCTGGGAGACCCACAGGGCTTTTGATGGGATGAAACTGGGGGTAGTGTCAAGGTTTGGAGtctcctgccccatcccaggggctgaCCAggctctcccctcctgcagcagggtggaAGGGCTGATTTCTCTCCTGGTCACAGTGGAGCTGTTTCAGGAGCTGAACCAGAGCTCTCTGTGAGGTGCTCactgctgaggtgctgcaggctcTCAGGTGCCAGACTCCTTTGCTGGCAATGCCCCTGGGCTCCAGCATAGCTGGGGCTCTTCTCTCTCCCCAGAACCTCAGGGGCTGTTTGGTTTCAGAAGCTCTGGCTGGGAGCTCAGTCCTGAGGCCTTGCAGTGCTGGCTCACATGGCCCCACACAGGCTGGGtgactgctggagcagcacgAGGCCATAGGGACCTGTCAGCCATGAGAGCTCTGTGGGCACTGACAGCTCTGTCATGCCAGGCCACTGTGCCAGGTTGTTCTACCAGACCTTTGCCAGGTGAATGGCAGGGCCACACTCAGCCCATCTGAGTCCCCAGGCCACTGGCAGTGCCCTTGTCCCTCTGCCTCATGCACTGACATGGCTGGGGGGATGTGGTCACTGTCCTCTGTGGCATGCCAGTGCTGGCCATGCCCAGggcctggcagcagtgccaaggggTCTTCACTCTAAGCCCACCCAGGTTTGGCATGTTGCTTTGCTGGgggcctgcaggagctggcactgcccagagcaaAGCTTTGGTGTCTGTTTTCAGCCAGCTCAGAGACCTGGAGGACATGGCTGCCTCTCTGGAGAAGGTGCTGGGTGAGaataaagcagctgcaggatgtAGAAGGTGCCCAATTGCCCATGGTCTTGGGAGGTTTGAGCTTTCAACAAGCTCaaagggctgagagcagcaatCCCACATCCAACTTGCCAGGAACACATTGGAGCATCTCTCAGGATGTTCTCACCAGCCACTCTCTGGGGCTACTATAAACacatctccctgccctgcctaGTTCTGCAGCCACCCAGGTTCACCCAGGGGCTgggccagctgcaggagcagtgcatgaggctgcaggaagctgcagagcagctgtggggtgaCACCAAGGTGAGGACAGTCTCTGGGCACAGCTCAAGCGCCACTTGTGCCACGGCTGGTGCCTGaaccaggctgggcacaggagtGCCCAGACTTGGCAGATCCCCACTCAGAAGCAGCTCAGTGTGCCAGGATTTTGTCGCCATGCCATGCTGGTGACAAACAGTGGTGGGTGGCCCTGAGGAGGATGAGAGGAGGTCAGGGGATGGTGGGATGATGAAGCGCCCAGATATGAACAAGGTGCTGATGGAGCAGGGCTTGGGTGTTGTGAACAAGCACTGGGGTGGtgacagggcagggctctgcaggagatAGCTGCCCCCCTGTACTGTTTCTGCTTCTCCCCCTTCAGCAATGAAGATCCCCCcggctctgctcctggcacaccacagggatgtgctgcatCCCCCAGGACTCACGCAGGTGCCTGTCCTGAGTGTCCCCTGCCacatgggcagtgctgctgctgagcactccCTGGGGAGCTACTGAGGTTGTTGTGCCCCACCAAGGCTGTTTGTCCTTGTGCATTGCAGGTGCAGGTGACAAAGCCAGGCTCCTGGGGGACGGGTGCCAAGCTCACAGGTGTCCAGGCTGGCCACAGGGCTGTGAAATGGCatggggggctggggaggggtaCATGCAccaaggctgtgctgcctggccTTGGGGGACTGGTGGAGTTGGGGTCacactgccctggcacccaCTCATTGCACTGGGGTAACACCACAGGCCAGAGAtgctccctcctctgctgcctcctctgagctcctggggacacacaggacagCCAGAGTGTGACACTTTTGGGTTGTGCCATGTCCCCATCAGCTCTCTGACCAGTGAGATCACCAAGTCTGTGGTCTGGCATGATTTTCCAATCCTGTGgctcctggtggccctgggaTGGTCACAGGCACGTTCCCCTCCTCCCTACCCAAGTCTCCCTGTGGCTTCACCTGTGTTTCTCAGGCAGTTGTCTCTCTTCAAGGCTGGGGACAGATCCCTTCCCTGTGCACTCTgggtggctctgtgctgcaccCCACCCCACCTCACAGactctccccattcccagcaaGAGTGGATGTGGCCTGGATGTGCCCACCACAGCTAGGACAGAAGGTGCACAGCCCCGGCTTGGCCCATTTCATCTCACTGGGGCAGGACTGAgggtggcagctccagcagaactccaTGCAAGGAAGCTCACaagggccagccccagctccaggccctgcccaggctgtccAAGAGGCACCCCCAGTGAAACCATCCCTCCTACATTGTTTATTTTAGCAACACAAACAagagaatgaaattaattattgaCTGGGGAGCGCAGGGGCACAGCCTTGCTGGGAAAGGGTCTGGCAAGGACAGCAACCTCCAAGGGACGTGGGGAAGAGGGGATAGGAGCCAGGTCACAGCAAAACACCCAGGATATGCGGATGTCACAAGGGATCCTGAGgactcagccctgcctgctggggtcTCATACCACAGCTGATGTGGCAGACCTGGGCTtctggggctgagccctggaTGCACCTGGCCAAAAGCAGCTGGCAGTCACTGCATGGCTGGAACAGGGTgtttggagcagctggagatgcAGCCAGCCCTCCTAGGATGAACTGAGCCACTGGGAGAGGGGATCCTGAAACACTccaggctcagggcagcagtCCTGCCACCGCTGGTAACGAAGCAAAGACACGGGGTTCAAAGCAGAAGAGCGTGTATTGCAAGCGGCTGCGGCGCATCCGGAGAGACTTCCAGCCGCCGGGAGAAAAGAACAGAGGGGTTAAAAACGATCCCAGTCTCTAGGGTTACACTGTGTCATGCAAAACAGCCCTGGGGCAAACCCCATCCTGGGAGGTTGGAGGGGAGGGTGTGCTGGCCCAGCTGGACCACCAGTgctcaccccctgctccccatcTGGGGCTGGGTGAGGGGCCAGACACCTCCCCGACGGCCGGTGTCCCCCAGGCCTGCTCACCAGTGAGGACAGTGTGTGGGGTGGGAGGCTGTGGTGGTGCAGGAACAGCCCTTGCTCTCTCCACCCCTTACAAAAACAAGCCTCACGGGGTGTCTGCCCCCCACCCAGTTGATCGGGGCCAAGGGATGGGGGAAAACACTCAGGCACAACCCACTCTGCCTGGTGGGGTGGCCCGGGGGACTCTGAGGAAGGGACCTCCTCCATAAATGTCACTGGCATGCAAACTCCGGTGtcccaggagaggagggggtGCTCCCTCCCCAAGAGTCTGGCAGCATCAGGGTCCCAGGCAGAGGCCAGCACCGGTCCCACGCAGCCTCCTGCTGTCTCTGGGGTGCTCCATTCAGCTCGAGAACAAGTAAAAACTACTTCAAACCAAACCCATGCAAGGCAGCTATTTGCTCATGTGTCTCGGCGGCTGCCAGACGCCCTGGCAGTGGAGTTCCTCTCCtctttggggagggggggagaaaaaatatatatatatttatatgcagGGGTCCCCACCGCGGCCGCTCTCCTCCGCAGCCTCATCTCTCTGCCTCCATGGTCACGTTGGCCTTCTGTTCTGCGCTGGCCTGCTGGGAGACGGCGGCTGGCCAGCCCGCGGGCTGCGCCGGCGCGGCCGGAGTCCacatgctctgctgctgcccaggtggCGAGGCCGTGGGCCAGGCGGGGTTGAAGGCCCCGTGCTggggcagcggcggggccgggggcggcggggaaGTCGCCATGGAGGCCACGGGGCTACTGCTGTTGAAGCTTTCAGAAGCCTTGAGGCGGGAGAACATGGTGAGGGCGTCGGGAAAGTTGGGCGGCGTGGCCGGCGTGTTGGCGGGAGTGCACATCTGTGGGAAGGAGACACGGGGTCAGGGAAGTCCCCACCTTCTGCCTCCCACTGGGGTGTGGCACGAGATCCCTCTGCCCCCCTGCTGTGGCAAATGAAGCCCCCAGACCTGTGCTCTGCTGACTGTGCTGCCCACGAGCAGCTCTATTTAAGGGTCTGAAGTCTCATGCTGTGGTAAGAGCTCCTGGCAGACGGCCCAGACAGgaccccctgtgcccagccaaGTCAGGGACCCACTCTGCTCCACAACCCACTGGTGCCACCCTGGGCCTTCAGCTTTCTGGCTCTGGCTCAGCTCCCATCCCCCAGGAGACTGGGcatgctccagccctgctgggcacttgCTTTGCATGCTCCAAATCCCCAATTGTCCTGGTGAGTCAAACAAGGCCGTAGCAGCCAGTAAATCCTTAAGACACATCTGCCCAAGCAGATTACGGGCTGCTGGGATATGAGAGTTAAGGGACCGAGCCTGAGGACAgctggaagagagcagaggcaggcagcACCCACGTGTGGGTGTTTACACACCTCCAGACGCTCTGCACGCTGCACCAGAGCCACGCTCCGGCGACGCTCTGGGAACTGCTCGCTCCAGCGAGCACACAAGGACctgtgtgtgtggctgctgcaggatgggaaGCACCATGTATCTGTGAGTGTGTTTACACAGGTCAGTGCATCAGGTTCCTCCAGGCTCTCTCTGCCATGCTGAGCTGGTGTGGACCACTGGCTGTGCCCAAAACATCCTCCCTCAGACTATCCCTTTTGGAAGAGCAGCCCCAAACcatctgcagggctctgctgtcccactgtcccaccagctgctctccaggaaaACCTTCCTTGGCAGGCAGCTCTAGCAGTGCCCAGCCAGACCTCCCTGCCTgcactcctggagctggggaagcagTGAGCTGGACATGAGCACCAGCCTGGAGCACCCGCCAGCTGGTGCTCTGCCCTGGAAGAgcactggggagctgggaaagcacTTACCATCTGATGGTGGTGGCTGTACGGGATGtttgtttcttgaaaaaaagcactgagagcagtctgaaaggaaggaaaagaaaaaagggaatatgATGTTACTACCTGCATCCAAACTGGGCACCCACCTCACCCCTGAACACTATCAGACCCCAAAGATGATACAAAGCAGGCCCTGGGGGGCCTtgagggcacagctgctctctgtcccCAAGCAGGGACCTGCGCCTGCCATCTGCTCATACCAGGGCAGGTGGTAACCATGTGTATTTGGGACCACCATCCTTGCAAGAAGCAGCtactgctggggcagagcccagcaggtgTTTCACAACTCACAACCACTCTGCAACCACCGTGTGCTGGGAAACAAAGGAAACCAAATCCAACCCGAGCAGGAACCAGTTAAAGGCATGTCTTGAACAGGACATGATCACAGTCCCCATATTCCCACCAGGAGATGCCCAggacaggggctgctgcaggttcCCACCCCATATGCCAGAACATTTCCAATTCAGTTGCAGACAGAGCACGACAGGGACTGACATTGTTTTGTAGCTTCCAGTTAAAACCAGTAATAGTCTGGTAAATATGTCACATGCCACAGGCATGTGAGAGGACAAGAAGGGTTGAAGGTAGGGAAGGCCAAGGGAAGAAGATGGTCAGGAGGGCAGACACCCAGGCCAGgtctgggaggagcagaggcagcaggagctgtgggggggcacagcactgagctgatGCAGGAATGGTAAAAAGttctttactcagagggtggtgagaccttggcacaggttgcccagagaggctgtggctgccccatccctgaagtgtccaaggccaggtcagatggggcttggagcaacctgggatagtggaaggtgtctctgcccatggcaggaaggtgaccttcaaggtcccttccaacccaaaccattctgtgattccatgatggcgactcctgctctgtgccaggcttCAACTGAGTCAGGTCCCAGAAAACAATGGCTTTATTCAGTTGTAGATGAGACTTGATGGAAATGTAAGAGAACTGGTTTGGATTCAGTTCTGGTTGAAGGAAAAGCCCCATTCAATCCTATTCAGGCCTCTCCTCAAGGCCTTTAGGTCTCCACTCTGGGGTGTGaggtgtggggctgtggctgcatgCTGCCCCTCTACCCGAGACGCTGCTCCCTTCCTGAGAGCCAGGGATTGGggaaaaagaggcaaaaaagcccagaaaaagTACAGGGAGGTTGTACCAAACGCTGCCcaactgcagcagccacagttCTGCCACCACCCATGCTCCTCATCCCAGTGTCCACATGCTCCTGTGTCATTCCCAGGGCCAGGATGAATGACAGCAAATCAGCTCAGATCATTGATCCAATGGGAAAACTAATTTTGCCCTAAACATCCAGGCTGGCAGGCCCTGGGAAGGCAAAGAGGTTTATGGTTTCCTGACTAAACAGCAGGAAACTATTGGTACGACCAGGTGGCAGCCAGAGCAGTGTCTGCAAACAATGATCCAGACCTGGGTGGGGGaagcaattcctgctgcagagtCTGGCAGCTCCCAGACCACGGGGGGAGCGTGCAATAGCTGGGCTGGCAAGGCTCTTCCCTGCAATAGCTGCATTTAATAACACAGCACCTGAACTCTGCACCCAGCCACGCTGCgagccctcagctcctgcaggcaggaccCACCAGATCCCAGAGACGGCaatgcagcaggaatggggtctgtggccctgcagagagctccaGACAGGACAGCACACGGCTCTGAATTAAGGAAATGTCCAACTCAGACacttctgcagcactgacacCCCCTGCCATGCTACCCTTTGTCCCGGGTGAGGTCAGACGTCAACACCCAGAGGCCCTATCACTGACAGATCCTGATAAGAGAGGGGGTGACACCAAACGGGAAACACAGGCAGAGGTGTGGGCACAGCCAGATACCATAAGATGATTAaatctgctctgtgctcctgtttTCCAAGTGGCCTCATATCTGGGACTGTGCCACTGGCAGACAGTGGCAGAGAAGGTCCCTGCTGTCCACCTGAACTGCCCACCAatccctgccagtgctgggatGAAAGCTGTAACTGGGCAGAGGAAGcactctgccagggcaggccCCTCTGCCTAACACAGTGGCTCTTCCCCTCCATCTGCCCCTTTCCAAGCATGGCAGAAACAGCCCCTGCATCCAGCATGAAGCCCATGacctgctgtcacctcccaagggacctgcagagccccagcctggcGAGCAAGGGCCCCACCCTCCCCTTGGTGCCACGGGGGTCAGGGACACACACGGGGGCCAGGGACACACATGTAACCAAAGCTACTGGTGCCACCTGCTCTCCAGACAGCGTCACAAGTGCCACCGTGACTGGTGCAACAGCAAAGCCAATTAAGGCtcctctgctggagcaggagcccaagcccagctcagctctgaccCTGGAGCCAAAGCCCCACTGCCTCTGTCACCCTGGTGTGcatgggagcagggcagccatGGCCTGGCCACGCTCAGCAGGTGACCAGGCCACTGTGCCCCCTCCCAGGATACAAAACCAGGAGCTTCACAGGAGGGGGATCATACAGGGACCCTGGCAGGGTGCCAAGAGGCACCTGTGGTGACTCAGTCAGAGAAAGGGTGGCTGGAGGTGTGAGAcctgccagcaggcagcacccagcagcaggggTAGCCCTGGGAGCACCCTGTCCTTGAACCACCAAGGAAGGGGCTTCATGAAATGTAAATACACAAGAGGAAGTGAAATCCAGCCATGGACACAGAGAGTGAAGCCAGacacctgctcctcctcttgTTCCCCACACACAACCTCTCTACACTGAACAGAGGCTCTTAGCaccaggaaaaggaaggaatgggtgggtttttttagaagCAGTTTCTTCTTATCCTTCCCAAACAGCCCCAAGGGCAATGAGCACATAAAGCCAAATAATATCTTTCTACCAATGCAGGAGCTTGATCCACTGCCCAGCCCCATGTGAGACTCTGCAAACTCTGAAGTGTATGCCTGGTAACCTGCTGGGTTCCAGccactgaggagctgctctccctggcttCTCCCAGAAAGCCAGGCCCTGGAAGCTGAGTGCCAGCCTTCACCCAAAGACACTCCAAGTTGCTTTCTTTGGCCTGTAAACCTTCCCCTGGGATCAGCCAtggcactgctccagctgctggagggctgggctggcagtgccattccagctggcacccacagcagccatCCCTGGAGGCATGGAAGGGCCCACAGAGCTGCAAGAGCTGCAAATTAAACTGGGCACAAGAGGATAAATCCTGCCCAGGGTCCCTAGGAAACAGGAGAGCAGTTACAGCGAGTGGGAGAGGCAATCCACACCCTACCCATgaactgccctgctccccagggatagatgggatggatgcaaaaaaaaaaggctcctTAGTCAACCCCGAGTATGGGACAGACTCTGATCAGCTCACACCACAGCCAAAGGTGATTGTATCCCAAATGTTTTCCTGACCTCCGACCCTGCTCACTGTCCTGGATCATGTTCCTTCCCCCTGGAAAAGCTCCAGGTCTACCAGGGCTGgaaagacacacacagagcaaatcCACTCTGCAGCCCTCACTTCATCCTCCTACACACAATGGCCCCTGAGCAGCCAGCCTCGAAAGCAGCCCAagcccagggaggtgatccCAAAATACCAGCATCCCAAAGCTGTCCATGCTTCACAGcagcctccctctccctcctgctggtGACAAACACCCCAGGGGCTGTCACAGGCAGCAGGTAGGACACTTGCCCAAAAAGGAAaggtcctgggcagggcagatGGATGCCAGGAGTGCCCTGGCCAGgacagaggcacagagctgggacaacccagctcctgctgtgtgtCACTGGGCCACTGAGCTACCCTGGCTCAGTGCAGAACACCTCTCTCCCCGGGGTGGCCTTAGAGGCAGGAGCAGAACGCTCAGGTACAAGCAGGCTGATTGCATTCACGTGTGCCCCTGGAGGAGCGCTCTGACTCCAAGGAGATGGTTAATTTATGCTGCCTTCCCTCGTGCTGAACTTGCCTGAACTCCCCCGATTTATACTCACTCACTGCAGATGCAGACCAGCCAGCCAACGGGTGCTGCACTGAAGTAACAAAAGCCTCGGGAGTACTCCAGAACAGAGGTGAGAGCAGGCTGGAGTGGTCGGGAGGTGATCCCTCCCCAGCGTGGCTCCCAGAAGGAGCCGTGCCCAGCGGCCATTTTGCAAAGGGAATTATCTGACCGTTGCACCAAAAGTGAGTGGGAACATGGTAACGGCAGCGTTTGTTTACAGCCCAGCTTCCTCTGAGTCATGTGAGTGCCCAGCCGGCAGGAGACGGCTGTTTCTACTTGTGCAACTCGCCAAACGGTGGCAAAGTTCTGcaaaaaagccttttgaaagACACGTTAAAACTTCTGTCATCCCTCCCCGGCTCTTCTGCGACACGCACGGAGGTGGTGGAAGAGGATCCCGCCTGTCCCAGCGGGCCACAGTCAGGCTGTGTTAGTAAACAAACGCCCGAGCACGTTACACATGCAACACATCCCACGCCAGCGGTGCTCCCGTTCACCGGGCACGGCGGTGGGGATCTCTGGCCCGCTCTTCCGCGCATCCCTGCGAGCCCGCCCCGCGCTCCCCGGTCACGCACGGTTCACTTTGGGATCCCTCCTGGCCTGTGACAGAGCAGGTGGGAATGCTGTGCCCGCACGGCGACGGACGCCGTCCGTACCGGGTCCATCCGGCCGCTGTTCCGTTATGGAACAAGCCCGGGACAGCCCGGGCAGCAGCGCCCGCGCCCCCCGGCAGggaggagaggtgctccagccacGGAGAGGAACAAACggagcctcctgctccccagcctgaCTCagacctgctcctgcagcactgcataGACATTTCAATTACCGAGGTGCCATTAGCGTCAAATCCATCAGCTCCAACCTAGggagctgcagaagagaaggaaaaatcctatTTAGAAAGCAATTTATTGGCGACGGCCACCGCACTGCTCTTTGCTCCCTGCGCTTCAGGTGCGGGGATCTCCGCAGGAGCCGAGCACCCCGAAAGGCACCGGGGAGCTCCCCCGGCGCCCCCCGCCCCACGCGCGGCGTTAACCCCTGTCAATGTCACGGAGTATCCCGCCCGCGAGCGAGAGGAAAAGGCGTCTGGAGCCAGAAAAGCTTTGACCTACAAAGTCTCCTCTCCCACGGCTGCCCGAGAACTCAAACTCCCCGGGGCAGGGCCGTGGGAAAGGCTGCGCTGGGGTTTTCCAGCCCACGGCCACGCGGGAGGGCTGGGGCGGGGGCGAGCAGGAGGAGGCTTCGGCGGATTCGGCGCCCCCAGCCCGGTCGCGGTCCACCGTGGGGCCCCGGTAGGCTGCGAGCCCCTCTCTGCGCACCCCCCATGCAACGTGGCCTTCCCGATCGTCCGCCCCGCGTGGCGCCCACGCTCCCTCGGGCACGGCCGGGGGCCCggcccgcgccccgccgccgccgcgcgtGTGGGCGGGCGGGGGGGCAGCAGTGTGTCCGCAGGGCCGGGCACCGATCCACGCTAGCCGAACCCCCCGCGACGCCCCCACGAGGGGACCCGCCCGGGGCTGGTACCGGGGCGGCGGCCTCACCTCGAACTGCCAGTGGGCCGCCTGCAACAGCTGCTTGGCCTGGTCGGCGGCACATCCGGCCGCCAGCACGAACTGGTTGATCATCACCTGGTGCTTGAGCTCGTCCatggccccggccccggccccggcccccgccgccctCAGGGCGCCGCCAGcacggcggggccggcggctcACGCCAATGTTTACCGGGCACTGACTCACGGCGCCCGCCCAGCCCCGCCCACGGCCGCCCGGGGCGGGACCGTGCGGCCCGGCTCGCGCGGCGCTGCTGGGACTTGTAGTTCTCGCTCACCACGCCGTCCCGTCGCCCTGCCCCCGCTTGGACCACAACTCCCAGCAGCCCCCGCTATGTTTAAGGAGCGCTCGGCGCGCGTTGAGTGACGCGCGAGGCCGGCCAACCGCCGCCCGCGGCTTGGTAGTACCTGACCGTATATGGTCAACAACGGCGCGGCCCCCAATGGGAGGGCGGCGGGGGCGGACCGCTCGCGGGGcaggggcggggcggggcccgCGGTCACGTGGGCGCGGGCGGTGTTTACAGTCGGCCGCGTGCGGTTTCCTGTTGACGTgagggagcggcggggccgcgccgggcccggccggTGCTGGGGAgcgccgccgcggccgccgccgcccctcgGCACCGCGAACTCCCTCAGGCCCTACCGTTACCCTCCTGCAGCCTACGGGGGTTTGGTGGAGACCCCTTGGCTCGTAGCTGCTGTACGGCTCCGTGGCCTGAGAGGCggtggagcagcagccccttgGCCCCCGCGCCCTCCATCCGCGCTAATAAACCATGAGCGCGTTGCCCACCCCCTCCTGGTCCCGTTTCTCCCTCAGCCGCTGCGTGTTCGTGCATCGCTGAGGCGGCTGACGGGAGCTGAAGGGAGAGCCGGCAGCGAAGGAAGGTTCTGGACGGTGCCGGGGGGCTCCCGGCGCTCTGAAAGGCTCCTTTGAGAGCGCGGCAGTGCCGCAGCCCATGAAAGCCCGCGGCCAGGCCGGCGCTGCAGGGCCCGGCGGACAATGGTGTTGCTAAGGGTAAGCAGGCACAGAGCCGCGGTTCAGTGGCCGGGGCTGGTAACACCAGGGGAAAGATGAAGGGAACTGCCGGCTCCAGCCGCCTCCACCTTTCCTGAGCGGAGGTTCTGGGCTGTTTCCTGCAGTTTGGAAAGGTTTGCCTGGACGT
This window harbors:
- the LOC103817925 gene encoding UBA-like domain-containing protein 1, which encodes MEGAGAKGLLLHRLSGHGAVQQLRAKGSPPNPRRLQEGNARTTSPSSAARAGPHGPAPGGRGRGWAGAVSQCPVNIGVSRRPRRAGGALRAAGAGAGAGAMDELKHQVMINQFVLAAGCAADQAKQLLQAAHWQFETALSAFFQETNIPYSHHHQMMCTPANTPATPPNFPDALTMFSRLKASESFNSSSPVASMATSPPPPAPPLPQHGAFNPAWPTASPPGQQQSMWTPAAPAQPAGWPAAVSQQASAEQKANVTMEAER